The proteins below are encoded in one region of Centropristis striata isolate RG_2023a ecotype Rhode Island chromosome 12, C.striata_1.0, whole genome shotgun sequence:
- the LOC131981830 gene encoding NACHT, LRR and PYD domains-containing protein 1 homolog gives MASTLAKDYLADRLSKLSEREFRSFYLRLLLDRKVSRDVLRSGISDRRKLADILVTTFTEDGALKMTEEMLKQTESDYKARKTKSHYVDDYRKVLIYRVRHVEPILDELLSRGVIDQDNYDEISALLTSKDKMRQLLGFLKCDEDKDIFCSILEEKDMLPAVAEHEQGPRIERQGSASRHGYQSMFLMHFDDELMAWPFKSSQRSPEAYWIKVEPEVNVDVEDAPIYSLQSEAGHFECSVSGFRWVCKKKVSFRYHFGSWEEHIGRMETMQYNPGGPLINITVDSGKFDEAYLPHWICTEDSPGILDQIRVLHIDTCGDYVEQVSEVTPSHVKLSQPIFSPRGVLMRAGFPVKINCKVLIYKTNKSFLTLHVYLIPRDPALQQTIKNIELPSGSKMIPKPYPQKSLKMRDRFVLSADVDAAEIYPENLKLRYDGCDPNFFEVFIENPDKQFLLTLGHGSVPVWTSVIRQDDYKYTGDFQGKYEEELTKVRSQLVKRVSREVINQLLDDLLKDQVLNDEEKDSILDENNTCADRVRCVVDVVKKKGREASRKLFTHLQSRDPTLCAELGLSCGLPV, from the exons ATGGCCTCCACACTCGCAAAAGACTATTTAGCAGACCGGCTGTCGAAGCTGAGTGAGAGAGAGTTCAGAAGTTTCTACCTGAGGCTGCTGCTGGACCGAAAAGTGTCGCGGGATGTTTTGAGATCTGGGATAAGCGACCGCAGAAAGTTGGCAGACATCCTGGTTACAACCTTCACCGAGGATGGTGCTCTGAAAATGACTGAAGAAATGCTGAAGCAGACTGAATCCGACTACAAGGCAcgcaaaacaaaaa GTCACTATGTGGATGATTACAGAAAAGTGCTGATCTACAGAGTGAGACATGTTGAACCAATTTTGGACGAGCTCCTTTCCAGAGGGGTTATTGACCAGGACAATTATGATGAGATCAGCGCTCTCCTGACCTCGAAGGACAAGATGAGGCAGCTCCTTGGTTTTCTGAAATGTGATGAAGACAAAGACATCTTCTGCAGCATCCTTGAGGAAAAAGATATGTTGCCGGCGGTGGCGGAACATGAGCAAGGTCCAAG AATTGAACGTCAGGGGAGTGCTAGCAGACATGGATACCAGAGCatgtttttgatgcattttgatGATGAATTAATGGCT TGGCCTTTTAAAAGTAGTCAAAGATCCCCTGAGGcttactggattaaagtggAGCCTGAAGTGAATGTGGATGTGGAGGATGCTCCAATTTACAG CCTCCAGTCCGAAGCAGGTCACTTTGAATGCAGTGTCTCTGGCTTTCGCTGGGTTTGTAAGAAGAAGGTGAGCTTCAGGTACCACTTTGGCTCCTGGGAGGAGCACATAGGAAGAATGGAAACCATGCAGTACAACCCCGGAGGTCCCCTAATAAACATCACAGTCGATAGTGGAAAGTTTGATGAAGCTTATCTGCCACACTGGATCTGCACAG aagaCAGCCCTGGGATTTTAGACCAGATTAGAGTCCTACACATAGATACCTGTGGTGACTATGTGGAACAAGTGTCTGAGGTCACTCCATCACATGTCAAGCTGTCTCAGCCAATTTTCTCTCCCAGAGGAGTCTTGATGAGAGCCGGCTTTCCAGTGAAAATTAACTGtaaagtgttaatatacaaGACCAACAAATCGTTCCTCACTCTACACGTCTACCTGATCCCTCGAGATCCTGCTCTACAACAG acaataaaaaatattgagttACCCAGTGGAAGCAAAATGATCCCAAAGCCATACCCACAGAAGTCCCTGAAGATGCGTGATCGCTTCGTCCTCTCAGCCGACGTGGACGCCGCAGAAATTTACCCTGAA AATTTAAAGCTCAGATATGACGGCTGTGACCCAAACTTCTTCGAAGTGTTCATTGAAAATCCAGACAAGCAGTTCTTGCTCACACTCGGACACGGATCTGTACCAGTATGGACCTCTGTAATTCGACAAG atgaTTATAAATACACTGGAGATTTTCAGGGGAAGTATG AAGAGGAGCTTACCAAAGTGAGATCTCAACTTGTGAAGAGAGTTTCAAGAGAAGTGATTAATCAGCTGCTGGATGACCTTTTAAAGGATCAAGTCTTAAATGACGAGGAGAAAGACTCGATACTTGACGAGAACAACACCTGTGCAGACAGGGTGCGCTGCGTCGTCGACGTGGTGAAGAAGAAAGGACGCGAAGCCAGCAGGAAGCTTTTTACTCACCTTCAGAGCAGAGACCCTACACTCTGTGCTGAGCTGGGGCTGTCCTGTGGCCTCCCTGTTTAG